The Bacteroidia bacterium genomic interval GGCCGTCGAAACGGATGAATTTAATCATGCCCCGGCACAATTATTCATGCATACGGGTAGTCCTCGTCAGGGGAGACCAAGTATGGGTTCATGGGTTACCTATGGATTGGGTTCTGAAAATCAAAACTTACCAGGATTTGTCGTTCTCGTATCAGGTCAATCAGCACCCAGTGCAGGTAAAAGTGTTTGGGGATCAGGTTTCATCCCATCCGTTTATCAGGGAGTGCAATTGAGATCAAAAGGTGATCCTGTATTGTATGTTTCTGATCCGGAAGGCGTTCCCCGCGATCTGAGAAAGCAGGCAATAAATACCATCAATGATATCAATCGCCAACAGTATGAAGACTATGGCGATCCGGAAATTCTTTCTCGTATTTCTCAATACGAAATGGCTTTTAAAATGCAGATGACTGTTCCTGAAGCCATGGATATCAGCAAAGAATCAGCGGCTACTCATGAGATGTATGGAACCGAACCTGGCAAGACTTCCTTCGCCAATAATTGCCTCCTGGCAAGAAGATTAGCTGAAAGAGATGTCCGATTCATCCAACTTTTTCACCGAGGATGGGATTCTCATGGTAGCAATGAGTTTGAAGCCCTCGAAGGCGGTTTTTTGAAAAGATGCGAAGAAGTTGATCAGGCGATGACAGCCCTGATTACTGACCTGAAACAGAGAGGACTTTTGGAAGAAACCCTGGTTATTTGGGGAGGGGAATTCGGGCGAACGCCCATGAGAGAAAATCGCGGAGGAAAAATTGCCCCT includes:
- a CDS encoding DUF1501 domain-containing protein, with the translated sequence MKLFKEAHEKHQSLLKRRQFLKTAGLGLGSLAFGSMMACEHPMAKGAIDMSNPLLAKASHFAPKAKRIIFLHMAGAPSQLELFDYKPLLHQLDGKPCPDSLLQGKRFAFIQGVPNMLGPQVSFGQHGQSGAWVSELFPHFQSVVDEVAFLKAVETDEFNHAPAQLFMHTGSPRQGRPSMGSWVTYGLGSENQNLPGFVVLVSGQSAPSAGKSVWGSGFIPSVYQGVQLRSKGDPVLYVSDPEGVPRDLRKQAINTINDINRQQYEDYGDPEILSRISQYEMAFKMQMTVPEAMDISKESAATHEMYGTEPGKTSFANNCLLARRLAERDVRFIQLFHRGWDSHGSNEFEALEGGFLKRCEEVDQAMTALITDLKQRGLLEETLVIWGGEFGRTPMRENRGGKIAPFNGRDHHSDAFTMWMAGGGIKPGITYGETDEIGYYGVRDRVHVHDLQATILHTLGMDHEALTYRFQGRDFRLTDVHGHVVHDILT